A segment of the Nasonia vitripennis strain AsymCx chromosome 2, Nvit_psr_1.1, whole genome shotgun sequence genome:
GAAACTTATGAACGCCTTTAGACTATATTAACTGATTTAAATAACACACAAAGTATACTTTTTAGGCAGAACCTAAAAAGTCTTTGAGGACGCGGCTAAACAAAATGGCTGATTTTTGTTAGTTATACGTCTACGGTACCCTATACGAAGGTACCTTTCGGGACGCTGTAGGCTCAGACTGTGGCTATGTATAGGTACTTACAGCCGCCCGTTTCCGTTGCACCTAGCACGCACGGAAGATATGGAGGACTAATACCTATACCTATTCGACCTTGAACGCTTGTTGACGTTAGAGTGAAGTGAAGAagataacaaaaatttttctctAACTATACATAGTTTGTTATTCTTTTACGAAACTATTAAGTATATCATATAGATCCGTATATAAGTGGTAATAAGAGTGAAAAGTTTTAGAAAAGTTCTAGAAAATTCTTACATATTTTCCGGCATTTTTTTCCATCAACAGTAAGTTTGTTCGCTGTCAACGACTATTTTGTAACGCGACTCTAGAAATAGCAGTAATGTGTCGCAAGTAATCCGAAAACTAATAAGTGCCTTTATCGAAAATTATAATCGGCATCATGGGCCTTATATGTTGATTAAAGATTAGTATCCAGATCGCGACCGACAcatctattattataaagGTTAGTGATTTTTGGTCTCAATTACAATTTTGgtagtttaaaatttataatacttatatataaGATTAAATACTAAAGCGTAATAACTAgattatacatttataaaacaTTGATATTACTACATGAATGTTTCATCTAGAACAtattacaaagaaaaaaacaatgttttactttatattgtataaaagCAAGCACGTGTTTATGAATCTTCTGCGATTCACAAgttatttatacaatataaaatgctgaaaactatatatatatatatatatatatatatatatatatatatatatatatatatatatcgtttaaattttattacgtttttcaaataaattttttggataagaatattttgaaataagaaaacatttttctatGTGAGTAAATTTATTAACAGCTGATTGtgggtttattaaaaaaatgatttattataaatataaaaaaaacttaaaaactaGCTTTACAAGAAATAATTAACATATTATTCTGCCCCAAATGAGATTGGTATCGCATCTAATGTTTGAAGATCAACAAGTACAGCAGTTTGAGTTTTCGCAAACTTTGGTATACACAAAAGACGAACTTTTTGGCCATTGTTACCTAAATTTAAACAATGTTTATTAAATTGTTATATggttaaaacaaaattaaaaaataaaactaatgaTATCAATGAACAAACCTTTATATAATTTGGTTTCAAATTTCTCCATGTTtccagaaaaataaatatcagGGCACTCTCTTAAAACAAAAGGATCGCTTTTATAAAACGGCATGCAAGGAATAGTGTCAGGTGCTGTTGGGCACATATGCCTCCATTCTAGAGATCTTTCAAGCCACTCGATCGATTCTAAAGTATCCAGTCCACAAACTTTTTGGATATTTTGAATAGGTTGACCACTTGTTCCAACAATCACTCTTTCAGATACTTGTCCTACCCATGGATTTGTCACTCCCTTTATACTCTTTAATCTGGAACAGGAATAGATACAAATTATAGCTTAGAAAATTATTGGATGTACATGTCTAATTGAATAAAACTCATACTTTCTTGCGTTTGGAAATGATGCAGGATGCATTGCCCTTTGAGGCATCATGAGTGTGGTATTGTCAAATTGTCCTGGCATTAGAGTTATACAACAATTACTACCAATGGTTTCAAGAAATGTATCGAGTCTGTGTGTTCCATTAGCCATATCTTTTGCAGCAGCTGCATCCTCAGCCTTTCCACTAAGAAGACCTTTACTTAGATGTTGATCCGCACATCCTTTTATGCTGTTACCAGCTATAACAACCCGGACAATAGACGCTTCATCCTCTTGCAGTTCTGGATCTCCTGCTAATCCTCCCAACCATTCTACTAATAAGTTCAATGGAAGGTTTTGTGGAGTTGATGCAAGCTCCAGACCAGATATGAAAACTAACTTTCCTTTGTCTTTTATTGTAACTGATCTACCAATGGGACAGTCAGCAAAACACCAATCTTCCACCTAGTTATCAATACAAGTGAAAGATGTTATCCAATTTACAATCAACAGAACATTTCATTAATATAAAACGATACCCACTTCAAAGGTACTCTTTTGATTCTCAGATCCAATGACAGCACATACTACTCCAGTGACGGATTCTCTGACGTTTACTTTGTCCCCAGTTAATCTAATTCGAGATGTTTGGTCTTCTAAAAATAACTGATCCTCGTCTGAGCAATAGTCAGGCTTTGGAACAGGTACTGTCATTTGATGTTCTTCGCTGAGTTCTTGTAAAATTGATGGTTTGTTCGGTTGATGCTTGTACAGAGTGCCAATAATGGCACATCGTTTTCCATGTTGATCTTCAATGTCCGATAATGGAATCAGGTGTACGTCTTTTCCTGGGAATTCATAATCGCGTTGATTCATTTGGGTTTTGCGTTTGTAAacacaataaaaatttcaataatagTCTGATAGTTACCCCATTTTTTTGtaagtttttctttcaatATTGGATACAATTCCTCAAGCCTCTTGACATATAAACTTGCAAACTGTTTCGTATAGTTGTCGCCTTCTTTCGAAAATCTATCTGTTTGATCGGTGTACTTGACTGTTGCTCGTTCGAATACACATTTCTTTTGTTCGTGGTTAGACTTTTCTTCGACTTGAACCATTGCTGTTGTTTTAAAGCACTGTACGATTGATCATAACAACAGGAGAATCGTGTTTACACGCTGTTCCGGTGTAAGTGTTGTAACCTAACTTTGGTATGAAATTGCCCGGATTTTCCCGCCATCGACTTGGCGTCACGTGACTGTACCACAGCGACCTCTGGTGAACAACCTTCGATCAGGCGGGCTTTTAAAAATGCATGAAAGCATCGATCCCGTACCCGCAATGCTTATTCATTATTGACGAATTTATGCTGAAGAATTAACTTTCTTCCGTTGTTTTTGCAAAGATCgtgtaaattaaaaactttagaTACAAATGAAATCGTTAATTCTTCTCATTGCTGCATATGAACgtatcgaaaataaaattaccaaCTCAAACCAATAAACTGAATGTATAGtgcgaaataaaaataaaaaggtttGAACAAAAGAGTGTacttttaattgttattttattactgCCAAAATTTAGCTTAGAACCCGAAGAAATTTCTGACACTGGTAGTTCTCATGATTAATACAATCGTCACTTTAATAATCATCCTACATTCATAGTAATAAccacaataaaaataatatttatactaTACAATAAAGACAATAATAATCGCGCTTGTGATGATCGTAATAAATCGTAGGAATACTATAAGAATTAATACAGTTATATTATAAGAAATAATGAATTCGCAATCGTAAAGGTGACGGCAATGATACGAATAGTCATCATATAGtaatgcaaaaattaataatatcgttaatagtaaaaataaaattagttgtaatgataataatcACTGTCGCAATGATGTCGCACATCAATGAAATATCTAAGTCGTATGCGTAAGTTGTTTATATCCATAATAACATTAACGTCTGCACTCTtagctctttctctcattttctctcggatgctctctctctctctctctctctctctctctctctctcgcggcgacAACGAAGAAATCAAATCGATTATATATCATAGTCATATATATCtccattttcatttatatatatatatatatatatatatttataattgtatataCCTCTCTCGTATATCGTCGTAGTTATAATCTAATATGTgataattgtatgtataatcaataataatcataataataattataataattaatttattaattaatcattAGTAAGCTAATCCTTGcccagacacacacacacatgtactGATATGCATGTTTTACAATGAATGTACcgcgttttataattttttaaatatataatatatataatatatatacttCGCAATTATGCACTCGAGTCGACGCGCTTACACGGGGCGTTATTATAAATAGAATATATCTTATTGCTTAGGTGATTCTCTctgtttttactttttctctcgctcttcttcCTCTGCACAATCgcatcatttttatatatcatACTCGCGtctattattaattttctgcACTTGTATAGTATGAGTTCATGTGTATATAATGTGTGAGACTTGTTCTCTCGCGCTTCCGCCACCGACtcgcaatctctctctctctctctctctctctctctctctctcgcatccCACTCACCATCACCCGTTACACATCGATACAATACGGcaaatctttctctctcgatctcGCACGCTCGCACACGCTCCTTTTCTTTAAATAGTAAATAAttcgtaatatattatatataatatatatcgtCATAGTCGTAAgaagtatataataataatcattatcGTTTACTAATTAATAATCGTAGTCATTACAGCTTTACGATGATATGTTTTTGTAGTCCCAATGATTAATATGCACACATTTGTGCGCGGCGCGCCGCCCGCGCTGCGTCGACAATGCTTGCGTTCGTCGCGCGCGGGCCGCACTTATGGACggatttatgtttttttttctattttatcttatttaaatttttttttcttcttcttcatcttcatcGAGCTCGAAAAATATGCGCCTTTACACGTCTCTCCGCTTTAATATCCCCGGTCTTTTTATTTGGTTTCTAATTGAACATCGCGGTTCGATActtgtgtgtgtattttaATTACCTACGCTTTCAGCTCTCGAGATTACAAATTCGAGCGCGCGTTACATACTCGTCCCTCGCTATACTCCGGCAGTTTGAAAGCGCGCATGTCATCGACGAAGTCTCGGATTGTCTcttcaacgtattttttttctttttctatttttcatcgCTTTTCATCAGCTACTCACATCCTACAGCGCTGTTCGCGGAGCGTCTCCAGCAACGGTTCTTCCACGGAGAACCAAGACGATCTTCGGATTCGAAGACTGCGAATTGACTGCCTCGAAACGTGTAGCCGCGGTAGAGCCGTTGCTGGAGGCGCGCGTATACTCGTCTCCGCGAAACGACGGGGCTGCGTGTTAATTAGCATTGAGGGACAGCGAGCCATTGatcagcgagcgcgcgggtcACGTGCGGCGGCCCCAACCCTTCAGCCCCGTCGTCATTGTTCTCCATCCATCTCACCGTACACCCTCCTCGCCAGCCAGTCTCTCGACCCTTTCAACCCCCTTTTCTTCGTTTACgacattaataaatat
Coding sequences within it:
- the LOC100121407 gene encoding DNA polymerase delta small subunit, translating into MVQVEEKSNHEQKKCVFERATVKYTDQTDRFSKEGDNYTKQFASLYVKRLEELYPILKEKLTKKWGKDVHLIPLSDIEDQHGKRCAIIGTLYKHQPNKPSILQELSEEHQMTVPVPKPDYCSDEDQLFLEDQTSRIRLTGDKVNVRESVTGVVCAVIGSENQKSTFEVEDWCFADCPIGRSVTIKDKGKLVFISGLELASTPQNLPLNLLVEWLGGLAGDPELQEDEASIVRVVIAGNSIKGCADQHLSKGLLSGKAEDAAAAKDMANGTHRLDTFLETIGSNCCITLMPGQFDNTTLMMPQRAMHPASFPNARKLKSIKGVTNPWVGQVSERVIVGTSGQPIQNIQKVCGLDTLESIEWLERSLEWRHMCPTAPDTIPCMPFYKSDPFVLRECPDIYFSGNMEKFETKLYKGNNGQKVRLLCIPKFAKTQTAVLVDLQTLDAIPISFGAE